The following are from one region of the Staphylococcus schleiferi genome:
- a CDS encoding NAD(P)-dependent alcohol dehydrogenase: MLVKSAVVNAVGKDYEFETLELQDMQKDEVIVKVVASGICHSDEAIRIGEAEIPLPAVLGHEGAGIIVKVGEAAKNFKVGDHVLMTYNICGECMQCKSGHPSSCKSWAALNMSGTRLDGSYVFKKQDGTPVSNFFTQSAFSTYTLTNYKNLVKIDDNIDLRLVAPLGCGFLTGAGTVVNGLKPQSGDSIAVFGTGAVGLAALMLAKAQGCTTVIAIDIHDYRLQIAKELGATHVINSSKEDICSAVKRITQDKGVKFSVDTTGVRDIMKSSIEILSAQGIAAPVAVTPKTIDINPFLDLVLQNKTIKGVLMGDAIAQIEIPQLIALYQQGKFNFDRLIQYYKFEEINQASLDSNTGKVIKPVLIIDPEYKVSSAEK; encoded by the coding sequence ATGTTAGTAAAATCAGCCGTTGTGAATGCAGTTGGCAAGGATTATGAATTTGAGACATTAGAGCTCCAAGATATGCAAAAAGACGAAGTTATTGTAAAAGTCGTTGCATCTGGAATATGTCATTCAGATGAGGCAATTAGAATTGGAGAGGCAGAAATACCGTTACCTGCAGTTTTGGGTCATGAAGGCGCTGGTATTATCGTTAAAGTTGGAGAAGCAGCAAAAAACTTCAAGGTCGGTGATCACGTTTTAATGACCTATAATATTTGTGGTGAATGCATGCAATGCAAATCTGGGCACCCCTCTTCTTGTAAATCTTGGGCAGCGCTAAATATGAGTGGCACAAGACTTGATGGTTCTTATGTATTCAAAAAACAAGATGGTACACCGGTTTCGAACTTTTTTACTCAAAGTGCATTTTCCACGTATACCTTAACGAACTATAAGAATTTAGTTAAAATCGATGATAACATTGACTTAAGATTAGTCGCCCCACTAGGATGCGGCTTTCTCACTGGTGCTGGTACCGTCGTAAATGGCTTAAAACCTCAATCAGGAGATAGTATAGCTGTATTTGGCACAGGTGCAGTTGGACTTGCTGCCTTAATGTTAGCAAAAGCTCAAGGATGTACGACTGTAATTGCTATTGATATTCATGATTATAGACTACAAATCGCTAAAGAATTAGGGGCAACACATGTTATCAATAGCTCTAAAGAAGACATATGCTCAGCAGTAAAACGTATCACTCAAGATAAAGGGGTCAAATTTTCTGTAGATACAACCGGAGTGCGTGATATCATGAAATCTTCTATTGAGATACTGAGTGCACAAGGCATTGCTGCACCAGTAGCAGTTACCCCCAAAACTATAGATATTAATCCATTTTTAGATTTAGTTCTTCAAAACAAAACAATCAAAGGGGTTTTAATGGGTGATGCCATTGCACAAATTGAAATTCCTCAATTGATAGCATTATATCAACAAGGAAAATTTAATTTCGATAGATTAATTCAATACTACAAATTTGAAGAGATTAATCAAGCAAGTTTAGATTCCAACACTGGAAAAGTAATCAAACCTGTACTGATTATAGACCCTGAATACAAAGTTAGTAGTGCTGAAAAATAA
- a CDS encoding alpha/beta hydrolase, with amino-acid sequence MKIQLPKPFFFEEGKRAVLLLHGFTGNSSDVRQLGRFLQKKGYTSYAPHYEGHAVPPEEILKSSPHVWYKDAVDGYDYLVEQGYDEIAVAGLSLGGVFALKLSLNRSVKGIVTMCTPMYIKTEGAMYEGVLEYARNFKKYEGKDEATIEKEMVAFHPTSTLKELQGTLQEVRDAVDEVMDPLLVIQSENDEMINPDSANIIYNEAISEDKHLSWYQNSGHVITIDKEKEAVFEEIYSFLETLDWSE; translated from the coding sequence ATGAAAATTCAACTACCTAAGCCTTTCTTTTTTGAAGAAGGGAAACGCGCTGTGTTATTATTACACGGTTTTACAGGTAATAGTTCAGACGTACGCCAGTTAGGCCGCTTTTTACAAAAGAAAGGCTATACTTCCTATGCGCCTCATTATGAGGGACATGCAGTGCCACCAGAAGAAATTTTAAAATCAAGCCCACATGTGTGGTATAAAGATGCAGTGGATGGTTATGATTACTTAGTAGAACAAGGCTACGATGAAATTGCTGTAGCAGGTTTATCATTAGGTGGCGTATTTGCGCTGAAATTAAGCTTAAATCGCAGTGTGAAGGGTATTGTAACCATGTGTACGCCGATGTACATTAAAACAGAAGGTGCAATGTATGAAGGTGTTTTAGAATATGCTAGAAACTTTAAAAAGTATGAGGGGAAAGATGAAGCGACGATAGAAAAAGAGATGGTAGCATTTCATCCGACTAGTACTTTAAAAGAACTCCAAGGTACATTGCAAGAAGTCAGAGATGCTGTAGATGAAGTGATGGATCCGTTACTCGTGATTCAATCAGAAAACGATGAAATGATTAATCCGGATTCTGCTAATATCATATACAATGAAGCTATTTCTGAAGATAAGCATTTATCATGGTATCAAAATTCAGGTCATGTCATTACAATTGATAAAGAAAAAGAAGCTGTGTTTGAAGAAATTTATTCATTTTTAGAAACATTAGATTGGTCTGAATAG
- the gpmI gene encoding 2,3-bisphosphoglycerate-independent phosphoglycerate mutase gives MAKKPTALIILDGFANREEVHGNAVKLANKPNFDRYFEKYPTTQIEASGLDVGLPDGQMGNSEVGHMNIGAGRIVYQSLTRINKSIEEGDFFDNAVLNSAIDHALNHQSALHVFGLLSDGGVHSHYEHLYAILELAKRKGLTKVYVHAFLDGRDVDQKSALKYIDETEDKFKELGVGQFASVSGRYYAMDRDKRWEREEKAHDAIRGFDHVVKYPSAHEGVQANYDNDLTDEFIEPFVVENQNDGVNDGDAVIFYNFRPDRAGQLSEIFTNKAFDGFEVEQVKDLYFATFTGYNDQVDAHIVFEKVDLKNTIGEVAQDNGLVQLRIAETEKYPHVTYFMNGGQNEEFKGERRRLINSPKVATYDLKPEMSAYEVRDALLEELDKGDLDLIILNFANPDMVGHSGKLEPTIKAIEAVDECLGEVVDKIIDMGGHAIITADHGNSDEVLTDDDQPMTTHTTNPVPVILTKEGHTLRSTGRLGDLAPTLLDIMGLKQPEDMTGESLIEH, from the coding sequence ATGGCCAAAAAGCCAACAGCTCTTATTATTTTAGACGGATTTGCAAATCGTGAAGAAGTCCATGGTAATGCTGTCAAATTAGCAAACAAACCTAATTTTGACCGCTATTTTGAAAAATATCCGACAACGCAAATTGAAGCGAGTGGTTTGGATGTAGGTCTTCCAGATGGCCAAATGGGTAACTCAGAAGTTGGACATATGAATATTGGTGCTGGACGCATTGTGTACCAAAGTTTAACACGTATTAACAAATCTATTGAAGAAGGTGACTTTTTCGATAACGCGGTTTTAAACAGTGCAATCGATCATGCGTTGAATCATCAATCCGCATTACATGTTTTTGGTCTGCTTTCTGATGGTGGTGTGCACAGTCATTACGAACATCTTTATGCGATTTTAGAACTTGCTAAAAGAAAAGGTTTAACAAAGGTTTACGTGCATGCATTTTTAGATGGTCGTGACGTTGATCAAAAATCTGCACTTAAATATATTGATGAAACTGAAGATAAATTCAAAGAACTTGGTGTCGGTCAATTTGCTTCTGTTTCTGGTCGTTATTACGCAATGGACCGTGATAAACGTTGGGAACGTGAAGAAAAAGCACACGATGCGATTCGTGGATTTGATCATGTCGTTAAATATCCTTCAGCACACGAAGGGGTTCAAGCAAACTATGATAACGATTTGACAGATGAATTTATCGAGCCGTTTGTTGTAGAAAATCAAAATGATGGTGTAAATGACGGTGATGCAGTCATTTTCTATAACTTCAGACCTGACCGCGCTGGACAACTTTCAGAAATCTTTACAAATAAAGCTTTTGATGGTTTTGAGGTTGAACAAGTTAAAGATTTATATTTTGCTACATTTACAGGCTATAATGATCAAGTTGATGCACATATTGTATTTGAAAAAGTTGATTTGAAAAATACAATCGGTGAAGTTGCACAAGATAACGGTTTAGTGCAATTAAGAATTGCAGAAACTGAAAAATATCCTCACGTGACTTACTTTATGAACGGGGGTCAAAACGAGGAATTCAAAGGTGAGCGTCGTCGTTTAATCAATTCACCTAAAGTTGCAACTTATGATTTAAAACCTGAAATGAGCGCTTATGAAGTTCGCGATGCATTATTAGAAGAATTAGATAAAGGCGATTTAGATCTTATTATCTTAAACTTTGCGAACCCAGATATGGTGGGTCACAGTGGTAAGTTAGAACCAACTATTAAAGCAATCGAAGCTGTAGACGAATGTCTCGGCGAAGTCGTTGATAAAATCATCGATATGGGTGGTCACGCAATAATCACTGCTGACCATGGTAACTCTGATGAAGTGTTAACAGATGATGATCAACCAATGACAACGCACACAACAAACCCTGTTCCAGTAATCTTGACTAAAGAAGGCCATACTTTGCGTTCAACAGGACGCTTAGGTGACTTAGCGCCAACATTACTTGATATCATGGGCTTAAAACAACCAGAAGATATGACTGGTGAATCATTAATCGAGCACTAA
- a CDS encoding phosphoglycerate kinase produces MAKKDVTDVELKGKVVLVRADFNVPMKDGEITNDNRIVQALPTLKYIIEQGGKVVVFSHLGKVKEESDKEKLSLAPVAKRLSEKLNKEVQFIPETRGEKLESAIKALNEGEVLMFENTRFEDVDGKKESKNDPELGKYWASLGDIFVNDAFGTAHREHASNVGISTHLEAVAGFLMEKEIKFIGGVVENPEKPVVAILGGAKVSDKIGVIENLLKIADKVLIGGGMAYTFLKAQGKEIGLSLLEADKIDFAKDLLDRAGDQIVLPIDGKVAKEFSNDAQITTVSIDEIPTDQEAMDIGPKTVELFKKQLEGAHTVVWNGPMGVFEFSNFAKGTIGVCEAIAELKDATTIIGGGDSAAAAMQLGFEEDFTHISTGGGASLEYLEGKELPGIKAIANK; encoded by the coding sequence ATGGCAAAAAAGGATGTAACAGATGTTGAGTTAAAAGGTAAAGTTGTACTTGTGCGTGCAGATTTCAATGTTCCAATGAAAGACGGCGAAATTACGAACGACAACCGAATTGTTCAGGCATTACCAACATTAAAATATATCATTGAACAAGGTGGGAAAGTTGTTGTTTTCTCACATTTAGGTAAAGTCAAAGAAGAAAGTGATAAAGAGAAACTCTCATTAGCACCGGTTGCGAAACGTTTATCAGAAAAACTAAACAAAGAGGTTCAGTTTATTCCAGAAACACGTGGAGAAAAATTAGAATCTGCCATTAAAGCATTAAACGAAGGCGAAGTTTTAATGTTTGAAAACACACGTTTTGAAGATGTAGATGGTAAAAAAGAATCTAAAAATGATCCTGAACTTGGTAAATACTGGGCATCTTTAGGTGACATTTTCGTCAACGATGCTTTCGGTACAGCACACCGTGAACACGCTTCTAACGTAGGAATCTCAACACACCTTGAAGCTGTTGCAGGTTTCTTAATGGAAAAAGAAATCAAATTCATTGGTGGCGTTGTTGAAAATCCTGAAAAACCTGTTGTTGCGATTTTAGGTGGCGCTAAAGTATCTGATAAAATTGGCGTCATTGAAAACTTATTAAAAATAGCAGATAAAGTGTTAATCGGTGGCGGAATGGCGTACACTTTCTTAAAAGCACAAGGTAAAGAAATCGGTCTTTCACTACTTGAAGCAGATAAAATTGATTTTGCCAAAGATTTATTAGACCGTGCAGGGGACCAAATCGTATTACCAATTGACGGTAAAGTGGCAAAAGAATTTTCTAACGATGCACAAATTACAACTGTATCTATCGATGAAATCCCTACTGATCAAGAAGCAATGGACATCGGACCAAAAACTGTTGAGTTATTCAAAAAACAACTTGAAGGTGCACATACAGTTGTATGGAACGGCCCAATGGGTGTTTTTGAATTTAGTAACTTTGCTAAAGGTACAATTGGTGTATGTGAAGCGATTGCAGAACTTAAAGATGCAACAACAATAATTGGTGGTGGCGATTCAGCTGCTGCAGCTATGCAACTTGGTTTTGAAGAAGACTTTACACACATTTCAACTGGTGGCGGTGCGTCATTAGAATATTTAGAAGGTAAAGAATTACCTGGTATTAAAGCAATTGCGAATAAATAA
- the smpB gene encoding SsrA-binding protein SmpB, producing the protein MPKKSGKGTLAENRKARHDYNIEDTIEAGIVLQGTEIKSIRRGSANLKDSYAQVKRGEIFLHNMHIAPYEEGNRFNHDPRRIRKLLLHKREITKLGERTREIGYSIIPLKLYLKHGNCKVLLGIARGKKKYDKRQTLKEKAVKRDMDRAMKQKY; encoded by the coding sequence ATGCCAAAAAAATCAGGTAAAGGCACATTAGCAGAAAATCGTAAGGCACGTCATGATTATAACATCGAAGACACGATTGAAGCGGGCATTGTGTTGCAAGGGACTGAAATTAAGTCGATACGTCGTGGAAGTGCGAATTTAAAGGACAGCTATGCACAAGTTAAACGCGGTGAAATCTTTCTTCACAATATGCATATCGCACCTTATGAAGAAGGTAATCGTTTCAACCATGACCCAAGACGTATACGCAAATTATTGTTGCACAAGCGAGAAATTACTAAACTCGGTGAACGTACACGTGAAATCGGATATTCGATTATTCCGCTCAAGCTCTATTTAAAGCATGGAAATTGTAAAGTATTACTTGGTATTGCAAGAGGCAAGAAAAAATACGATAAACGTCAAACTTTAAAAGAAAAAGCTGTGAAGCGAGATATGGATCGTGCAATGAAACAAAAATATTAA
- the secG gene encoding preprotein translocase subunit SecG yields the protein MHTFFVVLLIIDCIALITVVLLQEGKSNGLSGAISGGAEQLFGKQKQRGVDLFLHRLTIVLSIIFFVLMLGISYFNM from the coding sequence ATGCATACCTTTTTTGTAGTATTACTCATTATTGACTGTATCGCACTCATCACGGTTGTTTTATTACAAGAAGGTAAGAGTAACGGCTTATCAGGCGCAATCAGCGGTGGTGCTGAACAGTTATTCGGTAAGCAAAAACAACGTGGTGTAGATTTATTTTTGCATAGATTGACAATTGTACTATCGATTATTTTCTTTGTATTAATGTTAGGTATCAGTTACTTTAATATGTAG
- the tpiA gene encoding triose-phosphate isomerase, which yields MRKPIIAGNWKMNKTVQEAKNFVKELPALPDTNEVEAVICAPTIQLDALISLTKENVAPGLKIGAQNTYFEENGAFTGETSPVALEDLGVSYVVIGHSERRELFHETDEDVNKKAHAVFNHNMTPIICVGETDEERENGKANEVVEAQVEKALKGLSDEQIKNVVIAYEPIWAIGTGKSSTAKDANEMCAAVRQTIAKLTSDEVAQSARIQYGGSVKPNNIKEYMSESDIDGALVGGASLKVDDYVQLLEGAK from the coding sequence GTGAGAAAACCTATTATCGCTGGAAACTGGAAGATGAATAAAACAGTTCAGGAAGCTAAAAATTTTGTAAAAGAGCTACCAGCATTACCAGATACAAATGAAGTTGAGGCAGTGATTTGTGCACCAACAATTCAATTAGATGCATTGATTTCTTTAACAAAAGAAAATGTTGCACCGGGTCTTAAAATTGGTGCGCAAAATACTTATTTTGAAGAAAATGGTGCTTTCACAGGTGAAACATCTCCTGTTGCTTTAGAAGATCTAGGTGTAAGTTATGTCGTTATTGGTCACTCTGAACGACGTGAGTTATTCCATGAAACAGATGAAGATGTCAATAAAAAAGCGCATGCTGTATTTAATCACAACATGACACCTATTATTTGTGTAGGCGAAACAGACGAAGAACGTGAAAACGGTAAAGCAAATGAAGTTGTAGAAGCACAAGTAGAAAAAGCTTTAAAAGGTTTATCAGATGAACAAATTAAAAATGTAGTCATTGCATATGAACCAATTTGGGCAATTGGTACAGGCAAATCGTCTACTGCTAAAGATGCGAATGAAATGTGTGCAGCTGTTCGTCAAACCATTGCAAAATTAACAAGTGATGAAGTTGCACAATCAGCACGTATTCAATATGGCGGTAGTGTAAAACCAAATAACATTAAAGAATATATGTCTGAATCAGATATCGACGGTGCACTTGTAGGTGGCGCATCATTGAAAGTTGATGACTATGTTCAATTGTTAGAAGGTGCGAAATAA
- the eno gene encoding surface-displayed alpha-enolase: MPIITDVYAREVLDSRGNPTVEVEVLTESGAFGRALVPSGASTGEHEAVELRDGDKARYSGKGVEKAVENVNEIIAPELIEGEFSVLEQVSIDKMMIQLDGTANKGKLGANAILGVSIAVARAAADFLGQPLYKYLGGFNSTVLPTPMMNIVNGGSHSDAPIAFQEFMILPVGAETFKEALRWGAEVFHALAKILKSRGLVTAVGDEGGFAPKFEGTEDGVETIIEAIKAAGLEPGKDVYLGFDCASSEFYENGVYDYTKFEGENGAKRTAEEQVDYLEQLVDKYPILSIEDGMDENDWEGWKLLTERIGDRVQLVGDDLFVTNTEILSKGIEQNIGNSILIKVNQIGTLTETFEAIEMAQKAGYTAVVSHRSGETEDTTIADIAVATNAGQIKTGSLSRTDRIAKYNQLLRIEDELYEAAKYEGLKSFYNLNK, encoded by the coding sequence ATGCCAATTATTACTGATGTATACGCTCGCGAAGTACTAGACTCACGCGGTAACCCTACAGTTGAGGTTGAAGTTTTAACAGAAAGTGGTGCGTTTGGTCGTGCACTCGTACCTTCAGGTGCATCAACTGGTGAACACGAAGCTGTAGAATTACGTGACGGAGATAAAGCACGTTATTCAGGTAAAGGTGTAGAAAAAGCCGTTGAAAACGTAAACGAAATTATTGCACCAGAATTAATCGAAGGTGAGTTCTCAGTACTAGAACAAGTTTCAATCGATAAAATGATGATTCAATTAGATGGCACTGCTAACAAAGGTAAGTTAGGTGCAAACGCAATTTTAGGTGTTTCAATTGCTGTCGCACGTGCAGCTGCAGACTTCTTAGGTCAACCATTGTACAAATATTTAGGTGGATTCAATTCAACTGTATTACCTACACCAATGATGAACATTGTAAACGGTGGTTCTCATTCAGATGCACCAATTGCATTCCAAGAGTTCATGATTTTACCAGTAGGTGCTGAAACATTCAAAGAAGCATTACGATGGGGCGCAGAAGTGTTCCACGCATTGGCTAAAATCTTAAAATCACGCGGTTTAGTGACTGCAGTAGGTGATGAAGGTGGATTCGCACCTAAATTCGAAGGTACTGAAGATGGCGTAGAAACAATCATCGAAGCTATTAAAGCAGCTGGTTTAGAACCAGGTAAAGATGTTTACCTTGGATTCGACTGTGCTTCTTCTGAATTCTACGAAAATGGTGTTTATGATTACACTAAATTTGAAGGCGAAAATGGTGCAAAACGTACAGCTGAAGAACAAGTTGACTACTTAGAACAACTTGTTGATAAATATCCAATCCTTTCTATTGAAGATGGTATGGATGAAAACGACTGGGAAGGTTGGAAGTTATTAACAGAACGTATCGGAGATCGCGTTCAATTAGTTGGAGATGACTTGTTCGTAACAAATACTGAAATTTTATCAAAAGGTATTGAACAAAACATCGGTAACTCAATCTTAATCAAAGTTAACCAAATCGGTACTTTAACTGAAACATTCGAAGCAATCGAAATGGCTCAAAAAGCTGGTTATACAGCTGTTGTATCGCACCGTTCAGGTGAAACTGAAGACACTACAATTGCTGACATTGCAGTAGCTACAAATGCAGGTCAAATCAAAACAGGTTCTTTATCACGTACAGATCGTATCGCAAAATACAATCAATTATTACGTATTGAAGATGAATTATATGAAGCAGCTAAATATGAAGGTTTAAAATCATTCTATAACTTAAACAAATAA